The Argentina anserina chromosome 3, drPotAnse1.1, whole genome shotgun sequence genome includes a region encoding these proteins:
- the LOC126787349 gene encoding F-box protein At3g07870-like, which yields MAEHIPEDVIVKIVEQLPIKSLIRFTCVSKWWRSIILFDHQFAKSQFDHQQSRTSLRLLVSTASESEYESLYSETPLDSLVIKLSCPFKQPYHDVTLLSSCNGLVFASSYNNRACYEPRKDLPIFSWRANTWKTIQVPSNLNNFEEALHWYKESSRENKIVVFDLASEEFRTMPLPPRLFEPTNPRSFRGCLCVYDCRDNGYIYLWIMREYGVADSWAKLFTIKAPALDLPRGVICTLTPILATESSSLLLRYMYESNGKRESWLVRSGDHGQEKEFQTIITIFKKSLTCHVTVYKESLLWLH from the exons ATGGCGGAGCACATACCCGAAGACGTGATAGTTAAAATCGTGGAGCAGTTGCCGATCAAATCCTTAATCCGCTTCACCTGTGTTTCAAAGTGGTGGCGTTCCATCATATTGTTCGACCACCAATTCGCGAAATCCCAGTTCGATCATCAGCAGAGTCGAACAAGCTTAAGGCTCCTCGTCTCCACCGCCTCTGAATCAGAATATGAGTCCCTATACTCCGAGACGCCATTAGACTCTCTCGTTATTAAGCTGAGCTGCCCATTCAAGCAACCTTACCACGACGTCACCTTACTCTCCTCCTGCAATGGTTTGGTATTCGCTTCATCCTATAATAATAGAGCATGCTATGAACCACGGAAGGACCT GCCGATATTCTCATGGAGAGCTAACACTTGGAAAACAATCCAAGTCCCTTCCAATCTCAATAACTTCGAGGAGGCACTTCATTGGTACAAGGAGAGTagtagagaaaataaaatagttgTTTTCGATTTGGCAAGTGAAGAGTTCCGAACTATGCCTCTGCCTCCTCGTCTTTTTGAGCCAACGAACCCTCGTTCGTTTAGAGGATGCTTGTGTGTTTATGATTGTCGAGACAATGGCTATATTTATCTGTGGATCATGAGAGAATATGGCGTGGCTGACTCGTGGGCTAAGCTCTTTACTATAAAAGCTCCAGCTCTAGATCTGCCTAGGGGTGTAATTTGTACATTGACGCCAATCTTGGCAACAGAAAGTAGTTCATTACTGTTAAGATATATGTACGAGTCCAACGGAAAAAGAGAATCATGGTTGGTTAGGAGTGGTGATCATGGCCAGGAAAAGGAGTTTCAGACTATAATCACTATATTTAAGAAGAGTCTAACTTGTCACGTCACAGTATATAAAGAGAGTCTACTTTGGCTTCACTAA